The DNA sequence gcgggtgccatcttgggaaaacagtcacgaccagtcaaacgacgaacgccgtgcaacttGAGCTGAACTTTCACTCCGTGGTTTCCCAATGGGTCAATAGGACTTACGTTTGTGAAATGTATTTACATGGAAATGCATGAATTATATctgtttattaaaatgtatgcaCAACGTTCGACTGGTCTGaatgttttcccaagatggcgcccacCTGTATACGTGAAATAaacttgttagtggtatagaaatagcgatttctttttattttatccgtgccccgacgactagcgttataagttaattagcggtttgcaataaaactggtcacattcgatttaatttataataatcttttttttttttaattattataaataatgaataaattatattattttgcgataaaactggttacattcgattagcatgaaaaaatATCCGAGAGAACGGTCAAACTCGGACAcattattaacccctaggttcattttgagccagatttgtcctttaacagTTATTTGCATTGTGATTTAATGATTTTACTTGCTGCTACCATATTCCACTTTTCATTATAAAAAACAACCCTCAAGGACTTGTAACAGTGCTTCCTTTGTGTTTGGTTGCTAAAATCTgaaacattttatgtttttgtggtaGTTCTTGTGTGTGTCATGGGAGCAAGAGTTCCTCCAGATGACCAAGGAGCAGTTGGTCAGCATTTTGAACAATGATGACCTCAACGTGGAGAAAGAAGAGCATGTCTATGAGAGCATTGTCCGTTGGCTGGAGCATGATCTGTCTGGCCGTGAGGCCCACCTAGCTGAGGTTTTTTCCCAATGCATCCGTCTGCCCCTGCTGGATGAGGCCTTCCTCAGTCGGATACCCGCCCCTTTTGCTTGTGCCCTCTCCCTGTCGAAGGACCCTGCTGAGGCCAAAGCTCGCCTCACTGGCACAAACGGTTGCCCACAGCGCCTGGGCATGACTGCTTCTGAGATGGTCATCTGCTTTGACGCCGCTCACAAACACTCAGGGAAGAAGCAGACGGTGCCTTGCCTCGACACAGCCACAGGAAGAGTGTTCAAGCTCTGTAAGCCACCCAATGATCTCCGGGAGGTCGGTATCTTGGTGTCCTCAGAGAATGACATCTACATTACTGGAGGTTACAGACCGAGCAACAGTGAAGTGTCCATAGACCATCGGGCAGAGAGTGACTTCTGGCAGTACGAACACGCAGGCAACCGATGGCTTCCACGCGCACCTCTTCTGAGAGCGAGGATAGGCTGCAGGCTTGTGCACTGCTGTGGGAAGCTTTATGCACTGGGGGGCAGAGTATATGAAGGTGATGGGCGAAATGCATTAAAGTCAGTAGAGTGCTACGATGCCAGGGACAACTGTTGGACAGCGGTCTGTCCTATGCCAGCGGCCATGGAGTTTCACACTGCTGTGGAGTACAAGGATCGCATCTATGTCCTCCAAGGTGAGTTCAGGTTCGGGTTACTTTATTTGTACCCGTAGGTAGATTTGTTTTGCAGCAAGACTATGACATCCATCATAACGCACAACTACAAAAACATCAAAGACTGACAAGTACTTAAAATGTAATGCGGTAATACTGCTTATATGAAACTATGCAATGTCTACAGTGAGCTGAagttgatgtgatgtcatatttctcattcattcaaaatattctgaaaatatgtacaatatttgacatttataTGACAAAGCATGTTAAAGCAGTTGACCACAGCtctaaataacttttttttgttttctgtaggtGAATATTTCTTTTGCTTCGATCCCCGTAAGGACTATTGGAGTCATCTTGCACCGATGACTGTCCCTCGGAGTCAGGGTCTGGCTGCCTTGTATAAGAACTGCATCTACTACATTGCCGGCATCTGCAGGAACCACCAGCGCACCTTCACTGTGGAGGTCTACGACATTAAGAAGAGCACATGGAGCCGCAAGAGAGATCTGCCCTTTGACCAAGCCACAAGCCCGTATATAAAGGCCATGCTGCTGCAAGGCAAGCTACACCTGTTTGTACGAGCCACACAGGTGATGGTGGAGGAGCATGTGTTTCGCACCAGCCGCAAGAACTCCCTTTACCAGTACAACGATGAAGCAGACGTATGGACCAAAGTTTATGAGACACCTGACCGCCTCTGGGATTTGGGTCGCCATTTTGAATGTGTCGTGGCCAAACTTTACCCACAATGTCTACAGAAAGTGCTTTGAGGTAGTTGGTTTTTTGGAAATCAATCTATAGGGCAGAGGGAGTAGTGTGTGTCCTGCCTGCCTTGTGCCTGGTGTTACCTTGGGTTTGCACCGCAAGGACCATTTTGGGTTAAGTCTTAAGGCGTTCAAACTTTGGTTCAACATGATCAAAATGGGGGTGCTTTTAAAGCTTGCagtattttttttccagacagCACCAACTACCCACACAGATGcttgtttaaaaaacattacaaCGAATCATAAGTGCAATTATCCTATTTTTTGCttgttgttcagccatgttctatttttgttttagatacaTATAAGTAAGGATTTTTACAAATCAAAAGCATGCAAATGAGGGTATTGACAGGATAAAAGTGCCCTCTGGAGATATGGATGCTATGTGTCAGCATTAAGTgaaaatctatatatatatgactataTAAACTATGTATTCATACGGGTAAGATGAGTACTATAGCTCATTAGTAGTTTGCTGGCTCTgaggcttttgtgtttgtgtgtgtttttactattattttttCTATTCTGTTTTCAAGTCTTTCATCTTATTTTATAGACAGGTTTTGAAGTGTGCTTATGATTTACATTACCTTTAGTGTTTTTGAAGCTCATATGATATATTAAGGCCCCCCTCTTCCTTTACATGCGTCGGTGTGTCAAACAATACACAAGTGTGGCTTCCGAGCTATTTTTAAGTTTTGCTTGAGATTCCAGTTGCATGGGGGGCTTATACCTCCCACTCTTTGAGTTGACATCCATTTTGTGTCACATGTGAAGACAACTTAAGTGAAATGTTAGAATACTCACTCTCCACATTGGAGAAACATGGACGGAGTCAAATTTGTGTCAACACTAAGTGGAACGTTCAGACCAACTAACAGGCTTACCTCAGAAACTTCAGATATGTTTGATTAGGAGAAAAGGGACATTTCAGGCCATAGTGTTGATTAAGCAACTGTGTGAAAAGCTCAGTTAAGCATCGAGCTCTGTTGAGGTTGTTTTTCGACATTGGATTAATAATCATTTGAAAGAAGGTTGAAAGAACCTTCCTcttaaatgccaataaagcattTGAGGTCTTGTTATAGTTGATCTGGacattgaaaagaattgtgtgGTAGCAATAAGTCATGGAACTGTGATTAGGCTATATTACGTTATATTACCTTTAGTAAAAGTGCATTCATTGTTTTGTGTGCTTGTCTCTGCTAGTGAAAATCATGGTAGTTCCAATGATTGTGTGGCTGTTGCATGGGTGCAGGCTTGAAGTGATGCGTAATTTAGTGCAGATCATTTGGGATGCCGATGTGCCTGTGGCTTGAAAAGGGGCCTCAGAATCAAAAACTGTTCCTATGTAAAAGATTATCTGAAAAGTCTTACTCAGCGTTGCACTGAATCACTCTCCACTTCAGCAGTCCTTAACTGCAAACTTTACGAAGCACCCTCGTGAACAAGTGAGGGTGCCTCGGGTTGTGTGCTAATTCATCTAACCATGAGCCATAATTCTGTCTCTACACGCCATCACACAGAGGACACAAGTTGTTggtgctgctttttgttttgttgacaaTCTTGTATAGAAGAATTAATACAACCACTGAGTGGCGTTCCTTGTGAAAGTGGGACATTTTCAGTGCCGTCAATTTCCTCATGCAGGTTCCTGTGTCATCTTTGCACTACACATTTCTCTTGTATTTCATCTTAAAGAAGAGTACCCCTCTAATACAAAAAAAGGTGTTGGTAACCACTTAGCAATCATCTAAGAGATTTACATGGACATTAACACCAGAAGAGTCACATTCAGTAAGGACTTGATGATATGATGTTAACTTCTCCAAGAGAAGATCCACTGTTGACTGACTTGGAGCTCATTTTGAATTGACCCTGCTTGAACAATGCCCTCACAGAGTGTGAGAGATGGTTTGAGCTTCATCCACATGCCTACAGATGGCCATTTGAGAACCAGGAACAGAACTCTCAGGATTTCTACTGATACACAGTACtgtatttacattatttttttttgttatgtgtAATATACTGTACTATAGGTTTGCTGTACTTGCACAGTTTTTTAAACTTCTTTTCAGTTTCTTTtataacttgaaaaaaaaatagatgtgattttctttttgttgtctccagtggctgtttttctttttctttctttatgtaCTTACCTATTTAGTTTTGGTAGAGTAATCCCGCTctgttgagaaaaaaatgattacCCGCACGAGTGATATTttgtctcccccctcccccccagtaCAGTAGTATTTCTTTGTAACATCTCACCGAAACTAAGCATTACAGATCAAGTAACTACATTGTTACATCACGTTATAAACACCAGTCATGTAATACaacaagctaaaaaaaaaaaaactgctttctTTGTTTAAGAGTCAGTGGCCCTGGGCTGCAATACATGGTTATTCTGGTCATTTACTTGCATCACTTATGGGTGCTATTCTATTGTGTTCATGCTTTTCTTTCGCTGGTTTGTCTGTTTTGGGTTTCGGGTTATAGTGGTGGTTGAGCTCAACTGTGAAATTCACATTGCAcataatttgaaaataaaactattaaaagtGAAATGTGTTAATGTATTCTCCACTGTTAACAGTATAACATAATTTTTTGTCACACACCCCAGTCAGTTGTCACAGTCACAGACATGTATTGGGTGAAAGAAACACTGTGAACCGACAACAATGTAGGATTTTGTAACCCAGTGTTCCAGACCTTTTTTCCTTAAGGGACTCCTGTCATTGTGACACATgttatggttttatttttttttaacagtacaGAACAAGTGATACACTTTACAGTTAAACCAAATAGTGAATGCAGTCAGTGACTGCAGGGTGCCAGAAGAAATGAGCGATTTGGATGAATTGAGCAGATTATTTCTGGTGAATGTTGCATTAGATGTTCTCCATAATATGTAATTTAGCATTTAAGTTCTTCTCCCTGACGTTTAGTCATTGCTCTATTAGCTCTCTGGTTGTTTCAACTGCGTACTTCTCTAATGCAGGATGGGGCTGTTTAGCATAGACGGAAGGCTTGTGTTCTTCAACGTTGCCTTATCCTGTGGGTTTCTTTTAAGTTTGTATCTTAATCcaaactttaaaaataacagttgcatttatttttcttcacagaaaatgaatgaaatgctGAGATATAGGCCAAaagttgtctctctctcccccctcctcctcctcctcccctccccaaGGCTCTTGGAGATCCTTAAACACGTCAAAAGTGCGAGGGAAACCCCCCCCCAGCCATCAGTGTGCACGTGACCTGGTGTCAAATAAAGCAGCAGGCTGACAATTTGGTCAGTAATTTTACTGTGGAGACAAACGGGCTGCAAAGGCGCTCAGTGAAAGGTAACGTGTACCCGGGCTTTCTACAATATGTTTAGGAGCTTGTCtgttgttttaatgctttgagaGTTAACAGCTTTACGCAGCAGTGACGCTGTGTCACTGATTCCGATCATTGTCCACGTGTGAAGTAACGCTGCATCTCCTTCCGTCCGACTCCGTGCGGAAAGGCAACCACGAGCCTTTCTTTAACTGAAAACGTGTGCCGTTTGACCTGATCACAGTCTGGAATGACAGCTGTAGACGTGTGCACTGGTTTGGAAAGAACTTTTAAGAACTTTTGAGTTGGTGTGATCCAGTCACAATTAAGTGGTAACGTTAAGCGCCTCTCGCTGGAATTATTTGTTGTAAATTAAGTCTACAGATGTTATCTGCCTGGTTCGTTACCAATGCATTCGCAACTTCAGTTGTTTATACTGCATTTATAAGACATGTTACACTTTTCTCAATGTTGTAAGCCTCATGAATAAGGCACACTGTCACATGCAGCTAAGGTCTGTATTCGCCGCTAGGCTGAGCTCCATACTAACGTTACTAAACTTATTTAAAGGCGCtgtgagtcatttttttaaccATATAAATTACAGGTTTATTCACATTAAGTAGATAACTGAGGCGCTTGACGAAATGATGAAATATCAGCATTTTGTGTTTCTCATTATGAAATCGCACTCCCGttaataattcaatgtgagatgTGGACTTCTGTgcagtatgtatatatttttttcctttttattgatGGTGTCTGTTTTTTGTATAGCCTATGTGTTTATGTTGCATTCTATTGCTGCACAACGAATTGCCCCTCAGGGATAATAAAGACTCCTTGACTTGAAATTAATTTTTTAGGTCAGTTACACTCTTGTCTTTACAAACATGACTTCTGTAAGCCAATATTTCACATCCTCACTTTACTTTTCTTGTCATATTGTATTAGTCCATGTAATACCTGCAAGTTTTGGAAGTTATATCttcattcttttattttgaaatttggcTACTGATTTGCTGACAAAGTTCACAGTTTAAATATGAATGCCTACGCTGCATCATTaagctttttgttgttgtaaatgtgtccataaataccatatatttagttgtttttgaTAATACAAGGTTATGTATGGTTTTTCACTCTTTGAACAGGAACATGTCCCCTGCTCGAGCAGCTGAGTTGGACTACAAACCCCTGGATGGTGGTTGGGGCTGGATGGTGGTGTTTGGAGCCCACATTTCCATTGGATTTGCATACTCTACACCCAAAGTCCTCTCCATTTTCTTTGAAGCGATCCAAGAGGATTTAGGAGCCGGCTACAGTGAAATGGCATGGATTTCCTCTATCATGCTAGCTGCCATGTATGCAGGCGGTGAGTTGATTCAATCAGTATTTGTTTCATTGTCTGCCCATATGGAACACTAATCACAGCTATCAGTAGCTTTCCTTGTGACAAAATTAGCGCCAAATCGCTCACACATCATTTGCTTAATACTATTTGAAAAAGGTGGGTAACTACCTGTGAAGTTTGTAGTGATGGAGTACACATTCCTGCCAATGGTTTCACACTGACCCCTTTTTCCACCTGGTATTCAAATTCGTCCTGAGTGATCCAATCACAAGTGGATATCTGTAAGTATGTGTGTTCACACCTGGCAGTAGACTGTCTTGAAATGCGTCCTGAGTGACCACTTGTGATTGGATCTCACTTCACCGCTCTTGATTgatcagtgtttttatttattttattttaacagaatTTCCAACAAATACAATGATATTCAGTTTAACCAATTTTCAGCCATACATACAACCATTTGCTGTTCAGTAAAATTCATAGTAAACGAGGTCCTTTTGTGCTGAGGATATTTTGAATttagaacacatgttgtgtggctgatagttatgttttagaagtcagagactaaatctgttcagattaccgATCATCTGCAGTGTGTTGTTAactaaaatcagcaacagatcgcatgtagagcattttgagagctacactgtcataattaaaacaactggagacttgtgtacaagctgatatatgggtctgataacattttattaaattggaattggaccacagtgtttctgtgacttcctgttcagcctaaAGGCTggtggaaactgtccgacttgacagcggatttttgtcaccgcccccggctgctcccgcctgctctcgtccactttacaggcaaggcgcagttcatctcgaacaagcctaCAAACTTCAAATCCAGACTTGCAGCAGagctgtctggaatggagtgagGTCACGTACCTTCAACCCATCGCAGGTTCTGTAGCCAGCGCCCCTAAATCAATAGCCTACTCTTTACATGACTAGAGAATGCGTTTACTGTGTTCCCTTAGTTTACTTCCAAGAACCAGCACTGGTATTGGTCTGCTGATTAAAAACTCCTTAAAATCCCTTTTAGAACattgcacttgaacacaccacaAATGCTAAAACTAATGGCCAGCTGAATGCAGACATGCACGCCTGCGTGAGTGGGTATAGGTCGTCAGTGTTGTGTATTTTTAGTTATCAATCGGCATCATGGCCTAAGCTAGAGAAATAATCTCCAGTTAAATATCTTTTAGTTATTTGGCATCGGTCTTCTCTACAAAGAGAACAACTGTTGTGCTCATTTGGAAGAGACAGCTAATTGATAAATTGATTTCACATGAGTTACTGCACCCACAGAAATAGTGTTAAGCTGCCTAATATGAGGAAtgatgttagcatgtgttgctCACCTGACTTAAATTCAACTATCCAGAATGTACAGTATAGAAGTAATTTGATGTACAATGATCTAAGACCCTAAAAAAAGAGATTTCCCGAGATGAGAACATGGTTTGATGCCAGAAGATGCTTTCCCTTTCTTATAATAACCTCACAATTGGCTGCTCAATGTGTGCAACTACACTCTGGTTTGGCGTAGCACTATACTGTACACCCAGGCCTGAAATAGCACGGTCAGACTAGACAAGAGTTGTCCACATCCAGGCACCACTTCTGGCAAAGTGGTTCTCAACGTTTTTGGCTTTTGGCCTTTCTAAGCCAAACGATGCTGGTCTACGAGCTATGTGAGTAGTTAAACCAAACAGTGATGTTCCTTTCTCAGAAtgttttaatagtttatttataaagaggTGAAACTCTTAACTGTTACAATAAGTTACAAGTTGAGAAAGTTTGGGAAAAAAACttcttttaaatttctttttataGGAAACATCTGGTAGATTACTTTGTCGTGggattgactttttttttttttttttacggtttACCTCACCTTTTTTCATATTTGGCACTACATAACCTCAGCTTTATTATACCTCTTTCACACCAACTGTTCAATCAGGGTTATACCCAGGTCGACTGTCTGTTTGAATGGGCTAACCCTCCTTGATCTACCCAGGTCGCCAGGTGGGTTTGATCAGGGTAGTTGCTAACAGCCGGGGCGGGACAAATTATGTCATTGGTCGGAAATGACAGTGGGGCAGTCGTCATAGGTCACCGCTTATGTTCGCTGCACGGGATTATTACAGACAGCTTCAACAGCAGCAGGGCGGAGCGGTTCAATTCATTTCTGAACATTCCACTGACGGTGAGTGCAAGACACATCTCTAGCCTGCAGTTCAGTGCGGCTGCCGGGGAGCGCAAatctctcttctgtcttttaaaaaaaaaaaaaaagagtcgcAAAGcccaactttacttttaatgaaatCAAACAGAGAAATTTTCTCCCCTCGTCTTAAAATAGTCAAAAATCAATACTTGAGTAACCTACTTCATTGTCCAGCTGCTGCAATAATGTAGAGCTGAGAAATCATCTGCACAAAATCATCTGAGAAGTGTTTGATGGTTATTTTATCTGTTCTTCAGAATGTTATCACTGCGACACAATCCTAAAGTAAGCTGTATTTATCTCCCCTTTCTGTACAAACGACTGATTCAAGTAGCTACAAAACATTAGTTCTGCTGGTAGGGGAGAGCGGCGTAAGTTGTCACACTGTTCATAACTCCACCAGTAAAGGCTCtatgtcagtacccgatccgttccaactgcacaatccgttcgggaatgcgcaagatgttcgcgcatgcgctgtggtacgatgatttacgacactacccgatctgttcccacactagcctccaccgggaagctaacgttagtttagctaatagctcatttggctaaccgctagctgattgtagcgttCTGCCATCcatcagcctccacagttaagctaatgttagtttagctaacagctaattcggctaaccgctagctgagacagcatgcaaacttttaaaagaccctcaaaataaaacttcaaaacaaacgttaacatatataacagctgttacgtcagttctgctttacttgtgctcatttaaaatacaatcactcaatacttgtctttattgttactgtaaagtcttaattttgctgtagcctgcttttcccattatgtttga is a window from the Perca flavescens isolate YP-PL-M2 chromosome 4, PFLA_1.0, whole genome shotgun sequence genome containing:
- the kbtbd8 gene encoding kelch repeat and BTB domain-containing protein 8 isoform X2 is translated as MAASGEVGKLLQVQNGTPPSTNYNGVDAVHACNILQQLKALYDEAQLTDIVVEVDHGKKFACHRNVLAAISPYFRSMFTSGLTESSQREVRIVGVESESMHLVLDYAYTSRVMLSESNVQALFTAASIFQIPALQDQCAQFMISRLDPQNCIGVYMFADAYGHQELRERSQDYIRKKFLCVSWEQEFLQMTKEQLVSILNNDDLNVEKEEHVYESIVRWLEHDLSGREAHLAEVFSQCIRLPLLDEAFLSRIPAPFACALSLSKDPAEAKARLTGTNGCPQRLGMTASEMVICFDAAHKHSGKKQTVPCLDTATGRVFKLCKPPNDLREVGILVSSENDIYITGGYRPSNSEVSIDHRAESDFWQYEHAGNRWLPRAPLLRARIGCRLVHCCGKLYALGGRVYEGDGRNALKSVECYDARDNCWTAVCPMPAAMEFHTAVEYKDRIYVLQGEYFFCFDPRKDYWSHLAPMTVPRSQGLAALYKNCIYYIAGICRNHQRTFTVEVYDIKKSTWSRKRDLPFDQATSPYIKAMLLQGKLHLFVRATQVMVEEHVFRTSRKNSLYQYNDEADVWTKVYETPDRLWDLGRHFECVVAKLYPQCLQKVL
- the kbtbd8 gene encoding kelch repeat and BTB domain-containing protein 8 isoform X1, whose protein sequence is MFFSLSVLCCSEVGKLLQVQNGTPPSTNYNGVDAVHACNILQQLKALYDEAQLTDIVVEVDHGKKFACHRNVLAAISPYFRSMFTSGLTESSQREVRIVGVESESMHLVLDYAYTSRVMLSESNVQALFTAASIFQIPALQDQCAQFMISRLDPQNCIGVYMFADAYGHQELRERSQDYIRKKFLCVSWEQEFLQMTKEQLVSILNNDDLNVEKEEHVYESIVRWLEHDLSGREAHLAEVFSQCIRLPLLDEAFLSRIPAPFACALSLSKDPAEAKARLTGTNGCPQRLGMTASEMVICFDAAHKHSGKKQTVPCLDTATGRVFKLCKPPNDLREVGILVSSENDIYITGGYRPSNSEVSIDHRAESDFWQYEHAGNRWLPRAPLLRARIGCRLVHCCGKLYALGGRVYEGDGRNALKSVECYDARDNCWTAVCPMPAAMEFHTAVEYKDRIYVLQGEYFFCFDPRKDYWSHLAPMTVPRSQGLAALYKNCIYYIAGICRNHQRTFTVEVYDIKKSTWSRKRDLPFDQATSPYIKAMLLQGKLHLFVRATQVMVEEHVFRTSRKNSLYQYNDEADVWTKVYETPDRLWDLGRHFECVVAKLYPQCLQKVL